Genomic window (Cucumis sativus cultivar 9930 chromosome 2, Cucumber_9930_V3, whole genome shotgun sequence):
TCAGAAACACTCTATATATAACAAGGCAAGAAGAGAACCgagaattacaaaattagGTGACACCGAACAATAATCAAACCACAATCTTTTTATAAGAGGAAATCAAATAGATGATGAACAATCTTAAGAATGAACTTGACTAACCTTGTATCTGTGATACTGGTCCACCGCTACATCACCATTGCTGCCATCCAGGATCTTGCCTGCAGACATGGCAGAAGCAGAATAAGTTTTAAAACCATGATGGAATCAGCTTAGCTCTTTGGTTAGAGAAATTATAAGGGACGACAGAACTTAAAAATCAAAGAACAGTGATTACCTTTAATATGTGTAAATTCATCACAGATACAAGGGCCTCTACCTCCCTCGTTGGCAGCACCTTCAAcctataaaatcaaatttatcaattatccatagtaagtttatttttgttgctaCGTCtaatattagttaattaactattaacaaaataaatcaataagtAACAGAACTATTTTGATACCAATAGTTTGATTGAAACAGTACGATGAGGCCAAGTGTAtgtaatcataataataataatttgacaTGTTTTAAtacattgttttattttagaaaccaTCTCAAACGTCTGAGTTCAAAAAACTCTTCTTCCACGTTCACTCTAGAATCATTTAACCCCTTCAATAGATACCAAATCCatgaaatgtgaaaatatcgatacaaatatataaaaatttaaatttatggttttaacctaaaatttgggtttttattttaaatgttaaagaatgtgatataaaaattgaattaatgtgtttttttattaatatttttttaagtttaaaggGGTTAATGAAACTTGGTTGTAGTGttcttaaaaaagatttttaacaatttctaACTAAACTAACCATAAGTAAATTTTTGaatcattttcaaagttttaagaaTGTTTTTAGGACTTTTGAAAGTCTGATATTTGTAacatcttttataatttagtgtAGTTCTTTCTAATAATTAAGGTGGATcctattattattctttctaaTAGTTCTTTCTAGTAATTGATTCATGtaacaaattcaattcaatggAATAAAAGCTTTGATAATAATTGCAAATTAAACAATCATATTCAATGTGACACAGAAAGGGATACTTTTGTCCATATTTGGTCTTCGTGGGCACCGCATGCCTTTACCCCTATTATAATCTCAAAACAATTGGTCGTTGGGGCCAACAAAGAGAAAAGGCTGTAAGAGATGCCCTTGTAGTAGCCCCTCCATAATgtgtaaatattgaaattcGTTGATCAAATTGCCACATTTACATATTTCTAACTTAACTGCTGCATGTATAAATATAAGTTGAGATCTCACCATATAATTCAATTGCACTTGTACATAATTtacacattattttatttagcaAAATACATGTGAATATCTCACTATTTTATcgatgaaaacaaaaaccgACTAGCCAGTTCAACACCACCACCTACCAAATTAACAAACTAACATCTGAAACAATTAAGCTAACATAACATGTGCAAATTAAACAATGGAACAGAAACTCCcattgtataaatataaaatgaaagtaGGAAGAGAATGATGCCACTACAAGTCTTCTCAGTATTTATGAAGaggaataacaaaaataatagcTCAAACATAGTAAGATTGCATAACCACAGCCAGAGAGTATTAACGTTACATGGAGATTATTGCTAGTAAATCGTTCAGAATTATTGGTACATGAGAGAACACACACCAAACTTGGAAGGCAAGAAATCAGAAAATTGATGGTTTTAGAATATGATTTCAGCGTTTGCAACACGATACCATCAATATATATTCACTCCTCTTCTTCTGCCTCTTCCAGCCAATTCACAAAAGGTTCCAGTGCCTTCACGAAGCTCTGCCTGTTATGTTGCATTTATAATTGCAGATTTTGTAAGTAAAGACACAAAGGAtttgtaaataacaaaacaaagctGCAGATCAAGGACGAGGAAGATGGATGATTGGCATACCTGCCCTTGGGGTTTGTCCCTTTACGGAACCAATGGAGTATGGTGTCCTCAGCAAGCACATCCTGGTCGTACAGAGACCTTACAATTTCAGGGAAAAGTTTCATCAACTTGGCATCCTCATAACATTGCATCTGAACTTTGTAGATCAACTCCAGCTCCAGTTTCCCTGTGCTACAGAAGGTATTCAACAATTGTGCCCATGTTTTCACCTGTGTAGAACGAAAAGGTCAACACctaaaacatttctttttttgtctatATTTTCAGACAACAGCTTTGGAAGACATGGAAGACATGCCCAAACCAGCTTCAAACCACTGAACTATAATTAGTGACTTCAGCAATAAAAGGAACGACATTGGCTCATGTACCTTCTAGTAATCACATTTCTGTTTCTTCAGTTTATTTGTTTCTAGTTTCCAAGGAAGGCACTTAATAACCGTTTCTGTTTCTGCATTTCCAGATTTTAGAggaatttttccaaaattatgaaaatagcAAAACCAAACTCCTTGATTCTGTTTCCAAGTTGTTTTCTCAAAACATATGTAAAAAGCACTGTAacttaaatgttttttatattatttaaaactaataataatataaagttgtagaaaacaattgaaaaaaaattatcatcaaCTAGAAGGTGGAACCTTTCTCTAAGTCAGAGTTAGGCGGCAGAGTTCCAACAAAGTCGGTCCCTTTTACACTGAACCACTTAACACATAGATATCATTAAGAAAGAAGATTCAACAAGGGTCAAGATCGTGTAACCTTGGGCTTTTGACCTTTTCAGgatgttaataaaaaattatgagcgCTCAACAGAACCTCGGAGGTTTCATGGTTCAAACAATATATAGATGCAATTCCAAGGGAAGTAGAAAGATTGTCCAGAAAAATACTGTGCTACTTCACGAGGTTTTTGGTTGAAAAAGGCTTTGAAGAATTGCTTAGAAAGGATTGTAGAGATGCAAACAACATTATTTAGAAGGAAAGTTTCTCCTCTACATGGAGCCCTATTTACTCAGCAGGAAATTACAATTCAATTAACCCGTAAGGAACTTAGCGgtaataaagataaattttaaggGCAGGAGTTGACAGATTGGCTTATTGGGGATAATGGAATGGGAAGACGGATTTCGCTCGCTAGACTTACAGTGGTggtttatatttattgtttagaCGAGAAATGTTTGAAGGAGTTGGGTCATGTGAGAGTACTAGGAAGGGAGATATTGGGAATAACAGTTGACTAAAGTTTTCACTTATTAGTGAAGGCATAGTAGCAATGAGTTACAGCACAGGTGACTTGGCCATAAATAAgagaattataatttttagaagAGAGTATCATTTTAGTGAGTCGATTCTTGGTGGATTGGTAGTGGCTGGTGGGAGGGAGTAGTTATCTTTGGTgctttttttgtattttctatgttcaatacttcaaaataaaagaggaagaaaagaaagcaaaaacaGTTCGTTCATAACACGCACACAAAAGAGGGGAATATATGCAAGAGTAAGTAAGATTACCTGGCGAAGAGCTGAATTAGCATTCTGCTGTTGGTTCTTTCCAGACCACTGAACAGCATCCATTATGACATCCCATAAAATTCGAACAACTTCGATATCGGGTAAATTGGCATCTCTCATTCGGTGCTTCACAGTTTCTATAACTTCAGCAATGTCACTTTCCTCGGCTATTTGGGTTGTTAAAGCAGATTTCATTTCACTTAGCTTCacatcaaacatttttttggcATTGTATTCTACCAAGGGTACCAGACCTTCCTttctgaaaaattaaagtaattgGCTAAATATGCAAGCATCAAATCTCTACTACTAAGAGCAAccaaaatcaatatattatataacttAGATTACCACTATTTCACATAATTCTGTAAAAAATCGATATCAAAATACTGTACAACAAGGCCagaaattatatttcttaactatacaaattaaataatatactcACGTGAAATGCTCAGAAAAGCCCTCAGCAGATCGCTTAGCAGAGGGAAAGAACTCCAGAAGATTGTCTTCCACTTTCCCCCTCTTGAGGATGGAAATCAAATCATCAAGGCTATTATCCATAAGATATTCCTTGAAAAAGTCAGTTATAAATGAAAGAACTAGCCCTTTGGCCACAAGATTATCCTTAAGCAATGGCTGAAAAACAGTCTCGGGAGGAAGGCCTGATAATTTCTGTGAGAAGGCAAGAGCTGTGAAAATTGCAAGTTTTTTCCTCTCATTTTCCTCAAAGAACTCCAGCGACTGCAGAAATCGTCGCATAACATTTTCAAGATACTTAATGAGAAATGGCCTCCGCCTCAAAATTTTCTGTATGTAGATAACAGATGGTAGAATGGCTTCACGTTTAGGTTCACAGTCAATTATAGAGTATGGATGGCGCTCTCCTTCATCAGGTTTTGTTGTTCCAGGCTGCGTCCGTCCACCAGTGAAAATAACCTGGAAGTATAACATATGTTAGTGGAAACCAAATGCCAATTAGCTGCACTTCCTTATCAATGCATAAATCCATAAatgaaaatgcatttttgCCAATGAAGGAGAATTGAGATATCTccacataaaattaattagataattccagctaaaagaaaatacaagaaaaaatcTCCTTAGAATTCAAGAACACAGTTGTACAACCTATAAAACATGTCATGTTCAAGTAAGGTCatagaaaatacaagaaaCAGTGTtaagcaatatatatatatgtacatatttCACCAACTTGAGATGCCACAGTGAGTAGGCATTGTATGGCAGCCACGAAGTAGTAccatatatttaaatcaagAATGTACTGCTTTCAGTGGTCCTCTAAGAATATTAGATGTATTTTCAACATGCTCAGTTTTGGTAGGATTCCTATAGACATTCACTAACTTCATAATTCATAATGTGTTCGCATCCCAGAAATGtagataatatatttgagGACAATGCAGTTTGAAacacttttatttctttgtcactataattttgaaaagaagcgtaaaaggatttttttaataaaatcaactaCTTTCATGGAGGAAAAAACGAAAGAATGCAAGGAAAACTAATCCCACAAAACACCTAAAGATAAGGAGTCCAACTGAGTAAATTGTTTCCTAAAGAGTAATTACTGATTACAAAATGCCGTCGAAATTGAAGCCTAGAGAGATGCATTAAACCTCACCGGGGCCCAAAGATAACAAGGGTCCTCCCCACCCTAAACACTCAAATTTCTCTCCCCAAAAAACCCATAACAAAGCGCACACCCCTGCAAGCAACAAAAAACAGCCTTTCTCGTTGAAAAGTGAATTGAGGAGGAACTTCCTGATTGTATCCAATCTATATTCGCCCTTCTGTGAGAATGCGCGAACCCAAACTCCAGACACCAAACAGAAACAGCTCCACTTGGGTTTCGCAAACAACTTCAAAGgaattcattaacaaaaggAACAAGAACAGTCAAAGGGAGTAGAAGGCACCAGCCTAAGTATGACATGAGGGCCCAAATCAAAGATCTTAGTTGCAAGAGAATGCATAAAAGATCCAAAAACACAGCTAAGGAGATCTTGACAGATACAAATATCctaccaaaagaaaatttttgtGATGCACGCCATTTGCCTCAACTTAACTACCTTCCAGGTGATTCAACTTAAGAGGCTGAAGAACTTGTATATAGGGAACATACAAAAGAATCTTAAGAGTTTATCTTAGTCAATCATATTTCTagctttaatttaaataagtaATTACTATAAGAATCTTTTCAGCGTGACAAgttaggaaataaaaaatagctTCAAATACCCATTTCCTCCCTTCCCTTGAAGACCACATTCAGATCTCTCGGGCCAAACCCAAATCATTTCCAAAATACACTGTCCACACTTGTAAAGTCCAATTGGAAAGAACTAttatacttattttctttccttcatttGATAAAGTTACATATCCACACTCCAACCatactaaattttatttttccccaGCCAACCATACCCCCTTGGACCTTAATCATAACTTACCCCCCCCTTGGGCCGTTATCATAACTCACATTCTTAAATAACTAAGATAGCTAAGAAAAAACACAATCTGAAGACCACTCAATCACTGCAGTGGCTACCCTGAAGTAATCtaatatgaaatatgaaaaccttctcatttcttcaactttgaACTCAAACACCAAGACCAAATAATAAACTACGATAAAATGACTTTCGTTCTGCCCTACAGCTACTAGACTCCATCAATTGATATGCAATCTCAAAATCAACGCATTGCTTGAGAAGTGAGATGAAACACCAGGGTCTCCGGTAGGGCTCTAAGGagccaaattaatttaagaaccCTATCACTACGTGAGAGAGCATGGAAATATGAATCAAGATCCATTCACACCTCATCACAATAAATACCACCTGGCATAACTCAGGAAGATTATTCTTAAGCCAGTACCACCAAAGAAACAGTATATATGCCAGCAGTGCAAAATGAGTCTATGAACAAAAATAGTCAAGAATATTTGCAGAGCCTGCCTACTCGAACATTCCATAGTTAGctagaaatatgaaaattcatGTCAACCACTTCTTACTTGCCAATGGCACTAAGAAGCACTAGTGCAAATACAAGGCAACGGAATGACACAACACAATAGAGACACAAgccattaaaagaaattggacACGGTTACTTCATTTACCTATAAATCTAGAATTTATGAGCTAGCCATTCCTACAATTGTCAAGTTGAAATTCacaatggaaaaaataataatttgccGATGGTTAGGGTTCAATCAATGTCACCAAATGCTTCTCGGAGAAGGAGTtggagaaaatattaaattttcaatcagcaatgaagaaactaaaaaatgacATGAAATGAATTAAGAGTACATAGTCAAAAAGAATCTGTCATCAGTAAGAGTATGACAATCTTGTcgtaaaacaatattaaaggAATTAAGAACCCAAAAAAGATGTTCACATCAGACAATATTGTATCCAGTACTGAAAGTGTGTAAGCATATAACACCATCAAAATGAATACCTCAAAGAAGGTATCCCCGTATCTTGAGAAGTCAAGTTCTGAAGACTCAATGTTCCTGGCAATGAGTTCCTGTACAAGAAAATCATGCTTAGACAGATAAAATTGTCAATCAACAACATATTTATGCAGAAAAATATCTTGGCTATCATGAAAGATGGTGCAACAATTACCAAATCACCAGCATTATCCAGATAGATCTGGACCACTGCATCAGAAAAAGACGCAGGGTCCAGCGGTATCGTAATATTCCGTTTGCGGGTCTTAATCCGCGTGCCACTGTCAAGTCAAACAATAAGGGGTGAAGGTAAGTATGACAAGTCAATGATAACAAGAATAcgtttcaaaaaatttaaggaTGTGTAGGCAATATAACATTCCTGAACAACCAAACAGTAGCATCATACACTAAAATTGGAACAGGAACACACTTTAAGAGCAAACAAAACTGCCCCGCAAAGTCTAAACCTTAGAATGGAAAGAGCATATTCACATACGACagatataaatagaaaaaatgcaTAATTGTTCTCTACTCTGTCAGAATAAGAAACACAATTTCTTACTCTAAAATAGTAACTATCagagaatggaagaataaCCAAAACTAACTTCAGTCAAAAAGCAGCAAAAGTAGACGACGTCTTAGTTCAGTGATCAAGAATGAGATAATACAATGCAAAGCattgaaattgataaaatgtaaaaaacaTTCATTTACATTTACACCCTCGGACCATGTAAAAAACTGAATAAATAATGGGAGATACTACTATACGGTAACCATCAAGGTAtcacaatcatttttttcttttcttagggATTTTATTAAGATGAGAAGAAGGGGAACACGCATGTAATCTATCTTCTTATCCTTCTGAATGACTGCAAGTTCAGCAAATATTAACTAACTAGATCTAGCTCCACACTACAATGCAATGCCTCAACATATCAAAAATAACCCAAAAACTCCATGAACAGATAACTGAGAAACCACAGTCAAATActataaagagaaaaaaaatgaacactTGTATCAGAACGTAATAACCATCTAAAACACATCAATCATGTCAAAAAAGTTAACAAGAAACtaatttcattaaaagaaTACACAAAGTAGAAGATGATAATAGTAGAACAAGGCTTACCCAAGAGTGGGTTTCTCCTTCGAGCTGCATGTGCAAGAAAACAAGATccacaaaagataaaaatgagtCAGATTACAAAGTACATGGCGAaagaaactatatataaa
Coding sequences:
- the LOC101220976 gene encoding basic leucine zipper and W2 domain-containing protein 2, giving the protein MSSKEKPTLGGTRIKTRKRNITIPLDPASFSDAVVQIYLDNAGDLELIARNIESSELDFSRYGDTFFEVIFTGGRTQPGTTKPDEGERHPYSIIDCEPKREAILPSVIYIQKILRRRPFLIKYLENVMRRFLQSLEFFEENERKKLAIFTALAFSQKLSGLPPETVFQPLLKDNLVAKGLVLSFITDFFKEYLMDNSLDDLISILKRGKVEDNLLEFFPSAKRSAEGFSEHFTKEGLVPLVEYNAKKMFDVKLSEMKSALTTQIAEESDIAEVIETVKHRMRDANLPDIEVVRILWDVIMDAVQWSGKNQQQNANSALRQVKTWAQLLNTFCSTGKLELELIYKVQMQCYEDAKLMKLFPEIVRSLYDQDVLAEDTILHWFRKGTNPKGRQSFVKALEPFVNWLEEAEEEE